One window from the genome of Leptospira broomii serovar Hurstbridge str. 5399 encodes:
- the lvrA gene encoding hybrid histidine kinase/response regulator LvrA has product MHSNPDFRLLFESIPGLFLVLDPGLSIVAVSNAYLAATKTEREAILGRGVFDVFPDNPSDPTATGVSNLRDSLKRVLEDKAPNSMAVQKYDIQLPESEGGGFEEKYWSPVNSPVLDSSGNLIYIIHRVEDVTEFVKLKDLGNQQNRLAEELLSRTASMESEIYLRAQEVQKANKQLLHFNEELSQREKELQQLYKRLNEMNQLKSQFFANVSHELRTPLTLILAPIRKLLNKNDLPDKYRSDLEVVERNAQTLLKHVNDLLDVSKVEAGKMNVEYSEIDLSKLLQRVASHFDSVAKEKSISYFVEGPNILSAQVDPAKVERILLNLLSNAFKFVPAGGKVNCLLNAKEDFANIIVSDNGPGVPDSLRDAIFERFRQVNNGDTRSFGGTGLGLSIVKDFVDLHGGRISVSENSGGGALFDIRIPLKAPTSSFVSTDKYSEISEATVLGTLQEFRRLSEIEGTGVVNRNLPHVLVVEDNSEMREYIYETLKAEFNVSLAVNGKDGLEKAIQLVPDLIITDVMMPIMSGEDMVRELRTVPDLMKTPILLVSAKTEDTLRIRLLQDGGQDYLLKPFAPEELLARARNFIKLKKSVDDLENLNKELEAFSFSISHDLRAPIRGIEGVARFVLEDYSSVLDAEGLRMVNVIISTAAHMANLVDDLLSFHKVTKLEAKFRNINMLDLVKEVIATVKNVYPNTEYDLNIEELPAAFGDLSMIRQVWVNLISNAFKYASKKEKPKIRVGCRRGLREDTYFVKDNGAGFNDKYSDRLFKVFQRLHSNQDFEGTGVGLAIVERIIRRHGGKVQAEGVVNQGATFYFTLPKIA; this is encoded by the coding sequence GTTTGTTTTTGGTATTGGATCCCGGACTCTCGATAGTTGCGGTCAGCAATGCGTATCTTGCCGCTACCAAGACCGAACGGGAGGCGATATTAGGTCGCGGAGTATTCGACGTATTTCCCGACAATCCATCCGATCCCACTGCAACGGGTGTGAGCAATCTACGCGATTCATTGAAAAGGGTATTGGAAGATAAGGCTCCGAATTCCATGGCGGTCCAAAAATACGATATTCAACTTCCCGAATCGGAAGGTGGAGGCTTCGAGGAGAAATACTGGAGTCCCGTCAATTCGCCGGTTTTGGATTCTTCCGGAAACCTGATCTATATTATACATCGAGTGGAGGACGTGACCGAATTCGTTAAACTCAAGGATTTAGGAAATCAGCAAAATCGGCTAGCGGAGGAGCTATTGTCCCGAACGGCTTCGATGGAATCGGAAATCTATCTAAGGGCGCAAGAAGTTCAAAAGGCAAACAAACAATTACTGCACTTTAACGAGGAGTTATCTCAAAGAGAAAAAGAACTTCAGCAATTGTATAAACGATTGAACGAAATGAATCAGTTGAAATCCCAATTTTTTGCGAACGTAAGCCATGAATTGCGAACTCCATTGACATTGATACTTGCACCTATTCGAAAGTTATTGAATAAGAACGACCTCCCTGATAAATATCGATCCGATTTGGAAGTGGTCGAAAGGAACGCGCAAACCTTGTTAAAACACGTTAATGATTTGCTCGACGTGTCGAAAGTGGAAGCCGGTAAAATGAACGTCGAATATTCGGAAATCGATTTATCCAAGTTGCTACAAAGAGTCGCTTCCCATTTCGATTCAGTCGCCAAAGAAAAGTCCATTTCATATTTCGTAGAAGGCCCTAACATTCTATCGGCACAAGTCGATCCGGCAAAAGTCGAAAGAATCCTGCTAAATCTTCTCTCCAACGCTTTCAAATTCGTACCGGCGGGCGGAAAAGTAAACTGTCTTTTAAACGCGAAAGAAGATTTTGCTAATATTATAGTTTCGGATAACGGACCGGGAGTCCCGGATTCGCTTCGCGATGCGATATTCGAGAGATTCCGCCAAGTGAACAATGGAGACACTCGATCATTCGGAGGAACGGGTCTCGGGCTTTCGATTGTAAAGGACTTCGTGGATCTACACGGAGGAAGAATCTCGGTATCGGAAAATTCCGGAGGAGGAGCTCTTTTTGACATTCGGATACCGTTAAAAGCCCCGACTTCCTCTTTCGTTTCAACGGACAAATATAGCGAAATTTCGGAAGCTACCGTATTAGGAACGCTACAGGAATTTAGGCGTCTTTCAGAAATAGAAGGAACGGGAGTCGTAAATCGAAATCTTCCTCACGTTCTAGTCGTTGAAGATAATTCCGAAATGAGAGAATATATCTATGAAACTTTGAAAGCGGAATTCAACGTAAGCTTGGCAGTGAACGGGAAAGACGGGTTGGAAAAAGCAATCCAACTTGTTCCTGATCTCATAATTACCGACGTAATGATGCCCATTATGAGCGGAGAGGATATGGTTCGCGAATTGCGCACCGTGCCCGATTTGATGAAAACTCCGATTCTTCTCGTAAGCGCGAAGACGGAGGACACTCTACGAATTCGTTTATTGCAGGACGGTGGTCAGGACTATTTACTTAAACCCTTTGCTCCCGAAGAGTTGCTAGCAAGGGCGAGGAATTTTATTAAGCTAAAAAAATCTGTCGATGATTTAGAGAATCTGAATAAAGAACTGGAAGCGTTTAGCTTTTCAATTTCACACGATTTGCGAGCGCCCATTCGAGGGATAGAAGGTGTCGCTCGATTTGTTTTAGAAGATTATTCAAGCGTGTTGGATGCGGAAGGTTTGCGGATGGTAAATGTGATAATATCCACTGCGGCGCATATGGCCAACCTTGTAGACGACTTGCTCTCCTTCCATAAAGTTACGAAATTAGAGGCTAAATTTCGAAATATTAATATGCTAGATTTGGTAAAGGAAGTTATTGCAACCGTAAAAAATGTTTATCCAAATACTGAATATGATTTAAATATCGAAGAATTACCCGCCGCTTTTGGAGACTTATCTATGATCCGTCAAGTCTGGGTAAATCTTATCTCAAACGCTTTTAAATACGCCTCTAAAAAAGAAAAACCTAAAATTCGAGTCGGTTGTCGGCGAGGATTGCGAGAAGATACTTATTTTGTAAAGGATAACGGCGCCGGATTCAATGATAAATACTCCGATAGACTGTTCAAAGTTTTCCAGCGCTTGCATTCGAATCAGGATTTCGAAGGCACTGGAGTAGGCTTAGCCATTGTAGAGCGTATTATTCGACGTCACGGCGGAAAGGTTCAAGCCGAAGGTGTCGTAAATCAAGGCGCTACGTTTTACTTTACTCTTCCGAAGATCGCGTAA
- a CDS encoding NHL repeat-containing protein → MLDEQRNCLTDPQSRSANFRASFLLLIAFFVFFDCNQAKPLSVDMSHGSGFLLSLILGNISTNSGAGCAIPSLSTGENATVVLGQTDFVSSGFGAGVSQLHYPEGMTHDSKGGVWVSDTLNQRVVHYPSPVASGGSPDIVLGGTFGTGLNQFNNPQAVAVDSAGGIWVADYLNHRILHFPSGVATGGSADIVIGTSGVSGVSTTLLYSPRGVAVEASGGLWVADSGNNRILHFSTPLTNGKAADLVLGQTSFTSGGTTSATVSTLANPNSVTVDSGGGIWVSDTSYHRTLHFASPFANDMNADTVLGQSTFGSSTPSTSQSGLWAPTGLSMDANGGLWVADYGNRRAIHFSPPFANGKNGDNVLGEPNYTSNNAGNTVSAALMGGPNALTVSPCGQLWVTDYSDHRVLYYP, encoded by the coding sequence ATGTTAGACGAACAACGAAATTGCTTAACTGATCCTCAGTCCCGGTCGGCAAATTTCCGGGCGTCATTCTTACTCCTGATAGCCTTTTTTGTATTCTTTGATTGTAACCAGGCAAAACCGTTAAGCGTGGATATGAGCCATGGAAGCGGATTTTTATTGTCGCTTATACTTGGAAATATTTCGACAAACTCCGGAGCCGGATGTGCGATTCCAAGTCTTTCCACCGGGGAAAATGCGACTGTCGTTCTCGGTCAGACCGACTTTGTCAGCAGCGGATTCGGCGCCGGCGTCTCTCAATTGCATTATCCGGAAGGAATGACTCATGACTCTAAAGGCGGTGTCTGGGTTTCAGATACGCTAAATCAAAGGGTCGTACATTATCCGTCGCCGGTCGCGTCCGGAGGGTCACCTGACATAGTTTTAGGCGGTACTTTTGGAACCGGCTTGAATCAATTCAATAATCCTCAAGCTGTAGCTGTCGATTCTGCAGGCGGTATATGGGTGGCCGACTACTTGAATCATCGCATTCTACATTTTCCAAGCGGAGTTGCCACCGGCGGAAGCGCCGATATAGTGATTGGAACAAGCGGAGTTTCCGGAGTCAGTACTACACTATTATATAGTCCAAGAGGAGTTGCGGTCGAGGCGTCAGGCGGGTTATGGGTTGCCGACAGCGGGAATAATCGAATACTACATTTCTCCACGCCATTAACCAATGGAAAGGCTGCCGATTTAGTGCTCGGTCAAACGAGCTTTACGTCAGGAGGAACCACCAGTGCGACGGTATCTACTCTAGCGAATCCCAATTCAGTAACGGTGGATTCGGGCGGAGGGATTTGGGTTTCGGATACTAGCTATCACCGAACCCTGCATTTTGCATCTCCATTTGCAAATGACATGAATGCGGATACCGTTTTAGGGCAATCGACGTTTGGAAGTTCCACACCTTCGACTTCTCAAAGCGGACTATGGGCGCCAACAGGATTATCTATGGATGCTAACGGTGGACTTTGGGTTGCCGACTATGGGAATAGAAGAGCCATTCACTTCTCTCCTCCGTTTGCGAACGGAAAGAACGGAGACAATGTATTAGGTGAACCGAACTATACGTCCAACAACGCCGGTAACACCGTCTCGGCGGCCTTGATGGGTGGGCCGAATGCTCTTACAGTTTCTCCCTGCGGCCAACTCTGGGTGACCGATTATAGTGATCACCGAGTTCTTTACTACCCCTAA
- a CDS encoding NHL repeat-containing protein, translating into MNQFKPLALILVALIIALSCKPRHDNKDNLLVALLAASATQSNCTTTPVLTLGESATLVLGQSGFTMSASGTAQNQFKQPSGIAVDSKGGQWISDATNNRVLHFPNGVATGGNADVVLGQSNFTSSGPGTTQSTLTTPQGLAVDSNGGLWVVDSGNHRVLHFPSGVATGGNADLVIGQANYTSGTNATTQSRLSSPHAVAIDSAGGIWISDGGNNRALHFPSGIASGGNADLVLGQSNYTSGTGGVTAQNALNDPRGLAVDLNGGIWIVEYANNRALHFPNGTASGGNADRVLGQINYTSSAGQFTRTQISLYQPQGIAVDSNGGIWVGDTGNLRVLHYANGVANGGGADKVLGQSDYTNIGKTGPTADSVGAAAVLALSSCGQLWVGDTTNTRVLYFP; encoded by the coding sequence ATGAATCAATTCAAACCGCTTGCATTAATTTTAGTAGCATTAATAATCGCACTTTCCTGCAAACCCAGGCACGATAACAAAGATAATTTGCTTGTCGCGCTCTTGGCAGCTTCAGCAACCCAATCAAATTGTACAACTACTCCTGTTCTAACTCTTGGAGAATCGGCAACCTTAGTCTTGGGTCAGTCGGGCTTCACAATGTCCGCTTCAGGAACCGCCCAAAATCAATTTAAACAACCATCGGGAATCGCCGTAGATTCTAAAGGCGGTCAATGGATTTCTGATGCTACGAATAATCGCGTACTACACTTCCCGAATGGGGTAGCAACCGGAGGTAACGCGGATGTTGTGCTGGGCCAGTCTAACTTTACCTCAAGCGGGCCCGGGACAACTCAAAGCACATTGACGACTCCGCAAGGATTAGCAGTCGATTCCAATGGTGGGCTTTGGGTAGTAGATTCTGGAAATCATAGAGTGCTTCATTTCCCGAGCGGGGTCGCAACAGGTGGGAACGCGGATTTAGTTATCGGTCAAGCTAACTATACGAGCGGGACAAACGCTACTACTCAAAGTAGATTGAGCTCTCCCCATGCTGTAGCGATCGATTCTGCGGGCGGGATTTGGATTTCCGACGGAGGAAATAATCGAGCTCTTCACTTCCCCAGCGGAATAGCGAGTGGAGGAAATGCGGATTTAGTTTTAGGTCAGTCGAATTACACGTCGGGAACCGGTGGAGTAACTGCTCAGAACGCCTTGAATGACCCTCGCGGATTGGCAGTGGATTTGAATGGAGGAATCTGGATTGTCGAATATGCAAATAATCGAGCTCTTCACTTCCCCAATGGAACAGCGAGCGGGGGGAATGCAGATCGAGTTCTCGGTCAGATCAATTATACGTCTAGTGCGGGTCAATTTACTCGTACGCAAATTTCCCTTTACCAACCCCAGGGTATTGCAGTCGACTCTAACGGTGGTATCTGGGTAGGCGATACTGGAAATTTACGAGTGCTTCATTATGCTAACGGAGTTGCCAATGGCGGGGGAGCGGACAAGGTTTTAGGGCAATCAGATTACACAAATATCGGAAAAACAGGGCCGACTGCCGATAGTGTTGGTGCCGCAGCGGTTCTTGCCCTAAGTTCTTGTGGCCAGCTTTGGGTAGGTGATACTACGAATACTCGGGTACTCTACTTTCCTTAG
- a CDS encoding Dps family protein gives MKPNIGIQDKDRDAINKGLQSLLADTYFLYLKTHNYHWNVTGPLFNTLHLMFMTQYTELWNALDLVAERIRSLGYPAPGTYKAFANLTSLKEEDGVPKAEEMLKNLVEGHEAVIRTARGILPAAESGGDEVTTDLLTQRLQIHEKTAWMLRSMLE, from the coding sequence ATGAAACCAAATATTGGAATTCAGGATAAAGATAGGGACGCGATCAATAAAGGCCTACAAAGTCTTTTGGCGGATACATACTTCCTATATCTCAAGACTCATAATTATCATTGGAATGTTACGGGGCCATTATTTAACACCCTGCATCTAATGTTCATGACCCAATATACGGAGCTTTGGAATGCTCTGGATCTAGTCGCCGAAAGAATCCGATCTCTCGGATATCCTGCTCCGGGAACCTATAAGGCCTTTGCAAACCTAACTTCTTTGAAGGAGGAGGATGGGGTTCCAAAGGCGGAAGAGATGCTTAAAAATTTGGTAGAAGGGCATGAAGCAGTTATTCGAACTGCAAGGGGAATTCTTCCGGCGGCGGAATCCGGTGGGGACGAGGTGACAACGGATTTATTGACTCAACGTTTGCAAATTCACGAAAAAACGGCTTGGATGTTACGCAGTATGCTCGAGTAG
- a CDS encoding AraC family transcriptional regulator — MLNYGLGVAIIYFGSGLSFLLAFQRILTRQKGREDRLATVLFAALGIILFSSGNVVREVDQTYPHSIFLLLTSFSTIGPLTLLYTHSLLYPNQALDRDVRLHFIVPGIFLILEVFFFARPIPVIIEDLKDFRTIRFRHYLAFSFLITTLLTTGYFLVRYRMLLTVFSVKEIRPQIRFILTLATVTVCAMYSLIFGFMAGLNGLFEIGGMLVTLTVILLFLAPARYPNFFAPLTREVRRKKYEKSLLVGLDLALLELRMDELMREGKLYRDPDLTLHSLADDLEIKPYQLTEFLNEHLQVGFYNYINRFRIDEAVALLSENPEKDILSICYFVGFNSKSSFNDAFRKMTGKTPSQLRRTRFEKNKVSPKSRVAKPVEL, encoded by the coding sequence ATGTTAAATTATGGGTTGGGGGTTGCGATCATCTATTTTGGATCCGGACTTTCATTTCTACTCGCTTTCCAGCGCATTCTAACGCGACAAAAGGGGCGAGAGGATAGGCTGGCGACGGTTTTATTTGCAGCTTTAGGTATTATTCTATTTTCTTCGGGCAATGTCGTGAGAGAAGTGGACCAGACCTATCCACATTCTATTTTTCTATTGCTTACCTCTTTTTCAACAATCGGTCCCCTGACTCTTTTATACACGCATTCCCTCCTTTACCCTAATCAAGCGCTCGATCGCGACGTCCGATTGCATTTCATCGTTCCGGGGATTTTTCTGATCCTGGAGGTTTTTTTCTTTGCTAGACCGATTCCGGTGATAATCGAAGATTTAAAGGATTTTAGGACGATTCGATTTCGACATTACTTGGCCTTTTCGTTCCTGATAACTACCCTGCTAACTACGGGATATTTCTTAGTCCGTTATCGTATGTTATTAACCGTATTTTCCGTAAAGGAAATCCGCCCTCAAATCCGTTTTATTTTGACTTTAGCCACCGTTACGGTTTGCGCGATGTACTCTCTCATTTTCGGATTTATGGCAGGTTTGAATGGTCTCTTTGAAATCGGGGGAATGCTCGTTACACTAACCGTTATCTTGCTCTTTCTCGCCCCCGCTAGATATCCTAATTTTTTTGCGCCTTTGACGCGCGAAGTTCGCCGAAAAAAATACGAAAAATCCCTGTTAGTCGGATTGGATTTAGCCCTATTAGAGTTGCGAATGGATGAGTTGATGCGAGAAGGGAAATTGTACAGGGACCCGGATCTAACCCTGCATAGCCTTGCCGACGACCTGGAAATCAAGCCTTATCAGCTTACGGAATTTTTGAATGAACATTTACAAGTAGGCTTCTACAATTATATTAACCGGTTTCGAATCGATGAAGCCGTTGCCTTACTTTCGGAAAATCCCGAAAAGGACATTCTCTCTATATGTTATTTTGTCGGATTCAATTCGAAGTCTTCGTTTAATGATGCGTTTCGGAAGATGACGGGCAAAACGCCGAGCCAACTTCGTCGCACACGATTCGAGAAAAATAAAGTGTCACCCAAATCTCGGGTCGCGAAGCCTGTCGAACTTTAG